One region of Marivirga arenosa genomic DNA includes:
- a CDS encoding CoA transferase subunit A, translating into MINKVVKNASEAVKDIPDNAVLMLGGFGLCGIPENSISALLDSKVKGLTCISNNAGVDDFGIGLLLKTHQVKKMISSYVGENAEFERQLLSGELEVELIPQGTLAERVRAGGAGIPAFFTPAGFGTEVAEGKETREFDGKMYLLESGLTADFSLVKAWKGDTAGNLIFKGTARNFNPMMAAAGKITIAEVEELVPAGELDPNEIHTPGIYVQRIFEGKNYEKRIEQRTVRS; encoded by the coding sequence ATGATTAATAAAGTAGTTAAAAATGCTAGTGAAGCAGTAAAAGACATACCTGATAATGCAGTATTGATGTTAGGAGGTTTTGGTTTGTGCGGTATTCCTGAAAACAGTATTTCTGCATTATTAGATAGTAAAGTAAAAGGATTGACCTGCATTTCTAATAATGCGGGTGTAGATGATTTTGGTATCGGACTTTTATTAAAAACTCACCAAGTAAAGAAAATGATCTCTTCATATGTAGGAGAAAATGCAGAGTTTGAGAGGCAACTTCTTTCTGGTGAATTAGAAGTAGAACTTATACCTCAAGGTACTTTAGCTGAAAGGGTAAGAGCTGGTGGTGCTGGTATTCCTGCATTTTTTACGCCAGCAGGCTTTGGGACTGAAGTTGCCGAAGGTAAAGAAACTAGAGAGTTCGATGGTAAAATGTATCTATTAGAATCTGGATTAACAGCTGATTTTTCATTGGTGAAAGCCTGGAAAGGCGATACTGCTGGAAATTTAATATTTAAGGGTACCGCCAGAAACTTCAATCCTATGATGGCAGCAGCTGGTAAAATAACTATTGCTGAAGTTGAAGAATTAGTACCTGCAGGTGAATTAGATCCTAATGAAATTCATACTCCTGGAATATACGTGCAACGTATTTTCGAAGGTAAAAATTATGAAAAAAGAATAGAACAAAGAACTGTAAGATCTTAA
- a CDS encoding YraN family protein gives MNNKKIGDLGEDLAIKILQSKDYEILERNYRYKRSEIDIIALHHNLLVFIEVKSLHSFQHGFPEERVNQAKVDKVMEAAEDYIHAINWQKDIRFDILSINLKKPSEYLHIEDAFY, from the coding sequence GTGAATAACAAAAAAATAGGCGATTTAGGAGAAGATTTAGCGATAAAAATTCTCCAATCAAAAGATTATGAAATCTTAGAACGTAATTACAGATATAAAAGATCTGAAATTGATATTATTGCTTTACATCATAATTTATTAGTTTTTATTGAAGTAAAATCATTGCATTCCTTTCAACATGGATTTCCAGAAGAACGCGTTAATCAAGCAAAAGTTGATAAAGTAATGGAGGCCGCTGAAGATTATATACATGCAATTAATTGGCAAAAAGACATTAGGTTTGATATTCTAAGTATAAACTTAAAAAAGCCATCAGAATATCTCCACATCGAAGATGCTTTCTATTAG
- a CDS encoding substrate-binding periplasmic protein, protein MKLSTALFNLIFIFLGISAQAQINGSSWSDIKGKGQGELTCVYYQTPGLVFEEGGQMKGVCVDIMNEFQSFVKEKYNVNLEFDFKKKVPVFTDFINTVKNGKNIMGVCNTSITNERKKYLAFSPAYMNNPSVLLSNGNAPAIKELSEISSNFSDYKAIIIKGSTHEKYLKEISSEYYPDLDIEYANSGSEVNAKLRSGEKYFTLIDFTEYFDAVRNRMDVTRHPIPLSELEDQLGFIFPKGSDWEKIWGEFLTPAFKESVTYKKILADNLGTSFVNLIR, encoded by the coding sequence ATGAAACTATCTACTGCATTATTTAATCTAATATTCATATTTCTTGGAATCAGCGCTCAAGCTCAAATAAATGGCTCTAGTTGGTCAGATATAAAAGGCAAAGGTCAAGGAGAATTAACTTGTGTTTATTATCAAACTCCAGGCCTTGTTTTTGAGGAAGGAGGTCAGATGAAGGGTGTTTGTGTTGATATAATGAATGAATTTCAATCCTTTGTAAAGGAAAAATATAATGTAAATTTAGAGTTTGACTTCAAGAAGAAAGTCCCTGTATTTACTGATTTTATAAATACAGTAAAGAATGGTAAAAATATAATGGGAGTTTGTAATACAAGTATTACAAACGAAAGGAAAAAATATTTAGCGTTTTCACCAGCTTATATGAATAATCCATCTGTACTATTGTCCAATGGAAATGCTCCTGCAATTAAAGAACTATCTGAAATATCAAGTAATTTCTCTGATTATAAGGCAATAATAATAAAGGGTTCAACGCATGAGAAATATTTAAAGGAAATTTCTTCTGAATACTATCCTGATTTAGATATTGAATATGCGAACTCAGGGTCTGAAGTGAATGCAAAACTTAGAAGTGGAGAAAAATATTTTACTTTAATTGATTTTACAGAGTATTTTGATGCAGTTAGGAACAGAATGGATGTTACGCGTCACCCCATTCCACTTAGTGAATTAGAAGATCAATTAGGATTTATCTTTCCAAAAGGCAGCGATTGGGAGAAAATATGGGGTGAATTTTTAACACCTGCATTTAAGGAAAGCGTTACGTACAAAAAAATCTTAGCAGATAATCTCGGTACTTCCTTTGTAAATTTGATAAGGTAA
- a CDS encoding M48 family metalloprotease, with protein MRKLNVSVFLIALLSTFIFKACKDKNDDFVFLSIEEDVDLGAQVAAEIENDPEQFPVLDEAEYADAYTYLNGLLDEILNSGEVAYKEEFAWDIHIIEDDSTLNAFATPGGYIYVYTGLIKYLDQEDDLMGVLGHEVAHSDLRHTSKNLQVQYGLSFLISLISGNNSSDLTKIAGQIAGTATGLTFSRAYEKEADDKSVEYLAKTPYACNGAYSFFQKLIDEGNSGRLPAFLSTHPNPEDRVEDINVKADELGCDTNPLNPASYQDFKNMLPN; from the coding sequence ATGAGAAAGCTAAATGTAAGCGTATTTTTAATTGCACTACTCAGTACATTCATTTTCAAAGCTTGTAAAGACAAGAATGATGATTTTGTATTCCTTTCAATTGAAGAGGATGTGGACTTAGGGGCTCAAGTAGCAGCCGAAATAGAAAATGATCCTGAACAATTTCCTGTTTTAGATGAGGCAGAATACGCAGATGCTTATACCTATTTAAATGGATTATTAGATGAAATATTAAATTCAGGAGAAGTAGCTTATAAAGAAGAGTTTGCTTGGGATATTCATATTATAGAAGACGACTCCACATTAAATGCATTTGCAACACCAGGTGGTTATATTTATGTGTATACAGGTTTAATAAAATATCTTGATCAAGAAGATGATTTAATGGGGGTTTTAGGTCACGAAGTTGCACATTCGGACTTAAGACATACAAGCAAGAACTTACAAGTTCAATATGGTTTAAGTTTTTTAATCAGCTTAATATCAGGTAATAATTCTAGTGATTTAACAAAAATAGCAGGCCAAATAGCAGGTACAGCAACTGGATTAACTTTTTCTCGTGCTTATGAAAAAGAAGCCGATGATAAATCCGTTGAATATTTGGCTAAAACACCTTACGCATGCAATGGGGCTTATTCATTTTTTCAAAAGTTAATTGATGAAGGGAATTCAGGTAGACTTCCTGCTTTTTTAAGTACTCATCCAAACCCAGAGGATAGAGTGGAAGATATTAATGTAAAAGCTGATGAATTAGGATGTGATACAAACCCTTTAAATCCTGCAAGTTATCAGGATTTCAAAAATATGTTACCGAATTAG
- the gldC gene encoding gliding motility protein GldC: MKKSNINFEIELDKDNVPEKINWSATDAGNELTETKSISISLWDHIQKNSMRIDLWTKEMPVDEMKRFYIDCLGGMAQSVLNSTGDEFMAEEMNMLCEKLVKHLEREMKEQK; this comes from the coding sequence ATGAAGAAATCGAACATTAATTTCGAAATTGAATTAGATAAAGATAACGTACCTGAGAAAATCAATTGGAGCGCCACTGATGCAGGTAATGAATTGACAGAGACAAAGAGCATCAGTATATCGCTTTGGGATCATATTCAGAAAAACTCAATGAGAATCGATTTATGGACTAAAGAAATGCCTGTTGATGAAATGAAAAGGTTTTATATTGATTGCTTGGGTGGAATGGCACAAAGCGTATTAAATTCTACTGGTGATGAATTTATGGCTGAGGAAATGAATATGCTTTGCGAAAAATTAGTGAAGCATCTTGAACGAGAAATGAAAGAACAAAAATAA
- a CDS encoding cold-shock protein, whose translation MNKGTVKFFNDSKGFGFIIDESTQKDYFVHISGLIDDVRENDEVVYELQEGKKGLNAVNVKLA comes from the coding sequence ATGAATAAAGGAACAGTAAAATTCTTTAATGATTCAAAAGGCTTTGGATTTATTATTGACGAAAGCACTCAAAAAGATTATTTCGTACACATTTCAGGTCTTATTGATGATGTTAGAGAAAACGATGAAGTTGTTTATGAGCTTCAAGAAGGTAAAAAAGGTTTAAATGCAGTGAATGTTAAGTTAGCTTAA
- a CDS encoding PH domain-containing protein — protein sequence MGILSFFHSNSGVIETTKLIEEYSNLFINDEIVDVGFKIDHDTYIFTNKRLIIEEHRKKEDKTIEYYFIPYSKIESISIEASKEFDSKASLKIYLVGNEYPKVNKEFNDSVDVYEVQKILSSYMIN from the coding sequence ATGGGAATTCTATCATTTTTTCATTCAAATTCTGGTGTAATTGAAACTACTAAGCTTATCGAAGAATATAGTAATTTGTTTATAAATGATGAGATAGTAGATGTGGGGTTCAAAATAGATCATGATACCTATATCTTTACCAATAAAAGGCTCATTATTGAAGAACATAGAAAAAAGGAAGATAAAACTATCGAATATTATTTTATACCTTATTCAAAAATTGAAAGTATCAGTATTGAGGCTTCAAAGGAGTTTGATTCAAAGGCTAGCCTCAAAATTTATTTGGTAGGCAATGAATATCCTAAGGTAAATAAAGAGTTTAATGATTCAGTTGATGTGTATGAAGTACAAAAGATATTATCAAGCTATATGATAAACTGA
- a CDS encoding bifunctional phosphoglucose/phosphomannose isomerase yields the protein MINLIKTFPNQLSEALELTHQLDDLNTSFEDVNHIVISGMGGSGIGVHLVKSIVEDYCHVPITLIQGYRLPKWVNDSTLFIACSYSGNTEETLTLLELAKKVTKNIFTITTGGKLKAISDQNAYPQYNFSGEAECPRAGLAFPSVAMLSLISKLGFCPGLNIKDEIQKTSEFLQNEQEAIIDLAKKYSKAISNHFTFLYGDQIFYPALLRFQQQLAENSKQVSHLNVFPELNHNELVGWENPKHHISNSKVIILRSDLDHERNKLRMNISKSILAEKTEVIELMALGETFTQQVYYFIHLADWISFCLAEENHVDPFPVEKINYLKNKLAH from the coding sequence GTGATAAATTTAATAAAAACTTTTCCTAATCAACTCTCTGAAGCTCTTGAACTTACTCATCAGCTGGATGATTTGAATACTTCATTTGAAGATGTTAATCATATTGTGATCAGTGGAATGGGAGGATCAGGAATTGGTGTGCACTTGGTTAAAAGCATAGTTGAGGATTATTGTCATGTACCCATAACACTTATTCAAGGTTATAGATTGCCAAAATGGGTTAATGATAGCACACTTTTTATTGCATGCTCTTATAGTGGAAATACTGAAGAGACTTTGACTTTATTGGAACTTGCAAAAAAGGTGACAAAAAATATTTTCACGATTACAACTGGTGGTAAGTTGAAAGCAATTTCTGATCAGAATGCTTATCCACAATATAATTTTTCGGGAGAAGCTGAATGTCCGCGAGCAGGTCTTGCGTTTCCTTCGGTAGCGATGCTCAGTCTCATATCAAAACTTGGATTTTGTCCTGGTTTGAATATTAAAGATGAAATTCAAAAGACTTCTGAATTTTTACAAAATGAACAGGAGGCTATTATTGATTTAGCTAAAAAATATTCAAAAGCTATTTCAAATCATTTTACATTCTTGTATGGTGATCAAATATTTTACCCAGCATTATTAAGGTTTCAGCAGCAACTTGCTGAAAACAGTAAACAAGTATCTCATTTAAATGTCTTCCCAGAACTTAACCACAATGAATTGGTAGGTTGGGAAAATCCAAAGCATCATATTTCAAATTCTAAAGTAATTATTCTTCGTTCAGATTTAGATCATGAACGAAATAAGTTAAGGATGAATATAAGCAAGTCTATTTTAGCAGAAAAGACTGAAGTAATAGAATTAATGGCTTTAGGTGAAACTTTTACTCAGCAGGTTTATTATTTCATTCACCTTGCAGATTGGATTAGTTTTTGTTTAGCAGAGGAAAACCATGTTGATCCGTTTCCTGTTGAGAAAATAAATTATCTGAAAAATAAACTGGCTCATTAA
- a CDS encoding 3-oxoacid CoA-transferase subunit B, giving the protein MALDKIGIAKRIAQEVQDGMYINLGIGIPTLVANYIPDALDVVLQSENGLLGIGQFPTEDEVDADLINAGKQTITMRDGSVLFDSSESFAMIRGGHVDLTILGAMEVSENGDIANWKIPGKMVKGMGGAMDLVASAKNIIVAMQHTSRSGDSKLLKECTLPITGLNCVKKIVTNLAVLEVQEEGGFKLIERAPGVSVDEIKEATAGKLIIEGDIPEMKID; this is encoded by the coding sequence ATGGCACTAGATAAAATTGGAATAGCAAAAAGAATAGCTCAGGAAGTACAAGATGGAATGTATATTAATCTTGGTATTGGTATACCAACCCTAGTTGCCAATTATATCCCTGATGCTTTAGATGTAGTATTACAATCAGAAAATGGTTTACTAGGCATTGGCCAATTCCCTACTGAAGATGAAGTGGATGCTGATTTAATTAATGCTGGTAAACAAACCATTACCATGCGCGATGGATCAGTATTATTTGATTCTTCTGAAAGCTTTGCCATGATTAGAGGTGGGCATGTAGACCTGACTATTTTAGGGGCCATGGAGGTTTCCGAAAATGGTGACATTGCCAACTGGAAAATTCCAGGAAAGATGGTAAAAGGAATGGGTGGAGCGATGGATTTAGTAGCTTCAGCTAAAAATATAATTGTTGCCATGCAACATACTAGCCGAAGTGGTGATTCTAAACTTTTAAAAGAATGTACACTTCCAATAACAGGCTTGAATTGTGTAAAGAAAATTGTGACCAATTTAGCAGTTCTAGAAGTTCAGGAAGAAGGTGGTTTCAAATTAATCGAAAGAGCTCCAGGTGTTAGCGTTGATGAAATAAAAGAAGCCACAGCTGGTAAGCTAATTATTGAAGGCGATATACCTGAAATGAAAATTGATTAA
- a CDS encoding esterase-like activity of phytase family protein, with the protein MNLRVVSLFSIILFLSACSLSNSSDESLKYSFELVDQIILDPNKIKDESVLGGLSSIDYLGSNQYIVISDDRSEYSDARLYKLQIQFSEEGIENYEFLNTIYLKNELNNRFSQDELDPESIRYRKKSNSYFITSEGGRIGGYIDPFIWEINKNGEFLRNIETPSLFRFYEDKGVRKNGAFESLSFENDTIIWYVNELPLIQDGISPGFTKGSYPLRLVRYDIKNNKVLAQYAYQIEPLQKKPIPEDGFYINSVPEILWIDDNTLWVMERSYTTGVGNFVRVYQVNTSKASDIQNIEYLEGSEFNSVSKRLVLDFSDYNIRIDNIEGLTFGPNFPDGSKSVLFISDDNFNKDQETQLWLFKMNYDF; encoded by the coding sequence ATGAATCTTAGAGTAGTAAGTTTATTTTCAATTATACTGTTTTTATCCGCCTGCAGCCTTTCTAATTCTTCAGATGAAAGTTTAAAATATTCCTTCGAATTAGTAGATCAAATAATTCTAGATCCAAATAAAATAAAAGATGAAAGTGTTTTGGGAGGGTTGTCATCAATAGATTATTTAGGTTCTAATCAGTACATAGTTATTTCAGATGATAGATCTGAATATTCAGACGCAAGATTATATAAATTACAAATTCAATTCTCAGAGGAAGGTATTGAAAACTATGAGTTTTTAAATACTATATATTTGAAAAATGAATTAAATAATAGGTTTTCCCAAGATGAGTTGGACCCTGAATCTATTCGCTATAGAAAAAAATCTAACTCATATTTTATAACTAGTGAAGGAGGGAGAATAGGGGGATATATAGATCCGTTTATTTGGGAAATTAATAAAAATGGAGAGTTTTTAAGAAATATTGAAACACCGTCATTATTTAGATTTTATGAGGATAAGGGAGTACGTAAAAATGGTGCTTTTGAAAGTTTAAGCTTTGAGAATGATACTATAATATGGTATGTAAACGAATTACCTTTAATACAAGATGGAATTTCACCAGGCTTTACCAAAGGAAGTTATCCACTTCGTTTAGTAAGGTATGATATTAAGAATAACAAAGTATTAGCTCAATATGCTTATCAAATTGAACCATTACAAAAAAAGCCAATTCCAGAGGATGGCTTTTATATCAACTCTGTCCCTGAAATATTATGGATTGATGATAACACATTATGGGTGATGGAAAGGTCTTATACAACAGGTGTGGGTAATTTTGTTAGAGTTTACCAAGTAAATACCTCAAAAGCATCAGATATACAAAATATTGAGTATTTAGAGGGTTCAGAATTTAATTCTGTATCAAAAAGGTTAGTACTTGACTTCTCAGATTATAATATAAGAATTGATAATATTGAAGGCTTAACTTTTGGTCCCAATTTTCCTGATGGAAGTAAAAGTGTTTTATTTATTTCCGATGATAATTTTAATAAAGATCAGGAAACACAATTGTGGTTGTTTAAGATGAACTATGATTTTTAA
- a CDS encoding glycosyltransferase family 9 protein, with amino-acid sequence MKKLNKVLILRFSSIGDIVLTTPVIRAIKLQLDDVEVHYATKRAYANILENNHYVDKVHVLEDKIDDLIQDLKAENYDYIVDLHNNLRSRIIKLRLNKPSKSFQKLNFEKWLMVNLKVDKLPNKHIVDRYMEAASELGVKKDQFGLDYFIPEKDEIEKEWLPESHQKEYVAYVIGAQHNTKKLPFKRMVELCDKINKPIVLVGGPDDAKMGERVEDFFKKTDFSEPYEEKLTELGKKAKVFNSCGKFNLNQSASIVKGATYVFTHDTGLMHIAAAFKKNIFCIWGNTIPMFGMYPYKTKFTILENNKVNCRPCSKIGYQKCPKGHFNCMNKIVFDFWLP; translated from the coding sequence TTGAAAAAGCTTAATAAAGTACTTATACTTCGGTTCTCTTCAATAGGTGATATTGTTTTGACTACGCCTGTTATTCGAGCAATCAAACTCCAATTAGATGATGTGGAGGTTCACTATGCCACTAAAAGAGCATATGCTAATATTCTGGAAAATAACCACTATGTAGATAAAGTTCATGTTTTAGAAGATAAAATTGATGATTTAATTCAAGATTTGAAGGCTGAAAACTATGACTATATAGTGGATTTGCATAATAATTTAAGAAGCAGAATTATCAAACTTAGGCTGAATAAGCCATCAAAATCCTTTCAAAAGTTAAATTTTGAAAAATGGCTGATGGTAAATTTGAAGGTGGATAAGCTGCCTAATAAGCATATTGTTGACCGTTATATGGAGGCCGCATCCGAACTAGGTGTTAAAAAAGATCAGTTCGGTTTAGATTATTTTATTCCTGAAAAGGATGAGATTGAAAAAGAATGGCTTCCTGAATCTCATCAAAAAGAATATGTGGCTTATGTTATTGGAGCCCAGCATAACACTAAAAAACTGCCATTTAAGAGAATGGTTGAATTATGCGATAAAATAAATAAACCTATAGTATTAGTAGGAGGACCAGATGATGCTAAAATGGGTGAAAGAGTTGAAGATTTTTTCAAGAAAACTGATTTTTCTGAACCCTATGAAGAGAAACTCACGGAATTGGGTAAAAAAGCAAAAGTATTTAATTCTTGTGGAAAGTTCAATTTAAATCAATCAGCTTCCATTGTGAAAGGAGCAACTTATGTTTTTACACATGATACAGGTCTAATGCACATTGCCGCTGCTTTTAAAAAGAACATATTTTGCATTTGGGGGAATACAATTCCAATGTTTGGAATGTATCCATACAAAACGAAATTTACAATACTGGAGAATAATAAGGTGAATTGTAGACCATGCTCAAAAATTGGATATCAGAAATGCCCTAAAGGACATTTTAATTGTATGAATAAAATAGTTTTTGATTTTTGGTTACCTTGA
- the polX gene encoding DNA polymerase/3'-5' exonuclease PolX, whose protein sequence is MENKQIIKVLKNTAKLMELHGENDFKIKSYQSAINSLERFDNRLSDLSENELQKIDGVGKSLAQSIFEISAKGTLHQFEVLHDKTPAGIIEMMQLSGFGPKKIKLIWEKLGVDNLEDLKLACEENKVAALKGFGAKTQTKLLEAIEFKLSWRGYLHFREAEKLAAEIIKELKEIEGVKKISITGDLRRKIEVINTTELLVAAENKAKVIQYIIKADSLELDKKNSGPMSLKFIHSALNASYKIIFTTEEDFVNELFKTTANLQHLSLELHNKSTFNELLKEKKYSSEEAIYKAADWPYVEPELREGLWEINWAQNDKLPKLIEMDDLKGILHNHSTYSDGKNTLREMAEYCKELGYEYLGISDHSKTAAYANGLQEFRIKKQHEEIEQLNKELAPFKIFKGIESDILNDGSLDYADDVLDSFDFVVSSIHSPLNMDEKTATNRLITAISNPYTTILGHPTGRLLLQRKGYPINHKAVIDACAEFNVVIEINAHPWRLDLDWRHVRYALDKGVKISINPDAHETIGYHDMYYGLCVGRKAGLTAEETLNTMNRDEISQYFINRKKSALSKS, encoded by the coding sequence TTGGAAAATAAACAAATAATAAAAGTTTTAAAAAATACTGCTAAGCTCATGGAGCTGCACGGTGAAAATGATTTTAAAATTAAAAGCTATCAGTCTGCTATCAATAGCCTAGAACGGTTTGATAATAGGCTCTCTGATTTAAGTGAAAATGAGCTGCAAAAAATTGATGGTGTAGGTAAAAGTTTAGCACAATCTATTTTTGAAATAAGTGCAAAGGGTACTCTGCATCAGTTTGAAGTATTGCATGATAAAACTCCTGCCGGAATTATAGAAATGATGCAACTCAGCGGATTTGGTCCCAAGAAAATTAAATTAATTTGGGAAAAACTTGGGGTAGATAATCTTGAAGATTTAAAATTAGCTTGTGAAGAAAATAAAGTAGCAGCTTTAAAAGGCTTTGGAGCTAAAACGCAAACAAAATTATTAGAAGCAATTGAATTTAAATTAAGTTGGAGAGGATATCTTCATTTTAGAGAGGCAGAAAAGTTAGCAGCAGAAATAATTAAAGAACTAAAAGAGATAGAGGGAGTCAAAAAGATATCCATTACGGGTGATTTAAGGCGAAAAATAGAAGTAATTAATACCACTGAATTACTAGTAGCGGCAGAAAATAAAGCTAAGGTAATTCAATATATTATAAAGGCTGATTCCTTAGAATTAGATAAAAAGAATTCTGGCCCAATGAGTTTGAAATTTATTCATTCAGCACTTAATGCATCCTATAAAATCATTTTTACCACTGAGGAAGATTTTGTAAATGAATTATTTAAAACTACTGCTAATCTACAACATTTAAGCTTAGAGCTTCATAATAAAAGTACGTTTAATGAGCTTTTAAAAGAAAAAAAATATTCTTCGGAAGAAGCAATTTATAAGGCCGCTGATTGGCCTTATGTTGAACCAGAGTTAAGAGAAGGATTGTGGGAAATTAATTGGGCTCAAAATGATAAACTTCCAAAGCTTATTGAGATGGATGATCTTAAAGGAATATTACATAATCACAGCACATACAGTGATGGTAAAAATACTTTAAGAGAGATGGCAGAATACTGTAAGGAATTAGGCTATGAATATTTAGGAATTAGCGATCATAGTAAAACTGCTGCATATGCGAATGGGCTACAGGAATTTAGAATTAAGAAGCAGCATGAGGAAATTGAGCAACTGAATAAAGAATTAGCACCATTTAAGATTTTTAAAGGAATTGAATCAGACATACTCAATGATGGTTCCTTAGATTATGCAGATGATGTTTTGGATAGTTTTGATTTTGTAGTTTCATCTATTCATTCTCCTCTCAATATGGATGAAAAGACTGCGACCAATAGACTAATTACTGCTATTTCAAATCCATACACCACTATATTAGGTCATCCGACCGGTAGGTTACTATTGCAAAGAAAAGGATATCCCATTAATCATAAGGCAGTGATAGATGCTTGTGCTGAGTTTAATGTGGTAATTGAAATAAATGCTCATCCATGGCGGTTGGATTTAGATTGGAGACATGTTAGATATGCTTTAGATAAAGGAGTTAAGATTTCAATAAATCCTGATGCCCACGAAACAATAGGATACCACGATATGTATTATGGTCTGTGTGTTGGTAGAAAAGCAGGACTTACTGCTGAAGAAACCTTAAACACTATGAATAGGGATGAGATTTCTCAGTATTTCATAAATCGTAAAAAGTCTGCACTCTCAAAATCATAA
- the msrB gene encoding peptide-methionine (R)-S-oxide reductase MsrB, with amino-acid sequence MNWNEVIKYANNGSPEPPKKVEKTETEWKEILTAEEFQITRKKGTERAFTGEYCEAHEAGKYACRCCGTTLFDSTLKFDSSSGWPSFTEPFKDNVIKYEKDVSFGMVRVEVLCNVCEAHLGHVFPDGPPPTGLRYCINSASIKLEN; translated from the coding sequence ATGAATTGGAACGAGGTAATTAAATACGCAAATAATGGTAGTCCTGAACCACCTAAAAAAGTGGAGAAAACGGAAACGGAATGGAAAGAAATTCTAACTGCTGAAGAATTCCAGATCACCAGAAAAAAAGGTACTGAAAGAGCATTTACTGGGGAGTATTGTGAAGCTCATGAAGCAGGTAAGTATGCATGCAGATGTTGTGGAACTACCTTATTTGATTCTACCTTGAAATTTGACTCTAGTTCAGGTTGGCCAAGCTTTACTGAACCATTTAAAGATAATGTAATCAAGTACGAAAAGGATGTTAGCTTCGGAATGGTAAGAGTAGAGGTATTATGTAATGTATGCGAGGCTCATTTAGGACATGTATTTCCTGACGGCCCTCCTCCAACAGGCTTGAGGTATTGTATCAATTCCGCTTCCATAAAATTGGAAAATTAA
- the lipB gene encoding lipoyl(octanoyl) transferase LipB yields MNYKINKNTEFLSLGMMDYKEAWDYQEELFLKTIDIKTANRKLTEEEHEITPNYLIFLEHPHVYTLGKSGSEDHLLLDKKGLKEKEATYYKINRGGDITYHGPGQIVGYPILDLDNFFTDIHKYLRLLEEAVILTLEEYGIKSGRIKGLTGVWIDFKVGAKNPRKICALGVKSSRWVTMHGFAFNVNTNLDYFNNIIPCGIDDKAVTSMEAELGEKQDFNEVSQKLKRHIANLFEMKLIEKS; encoded by the coding sequence GTGAATTACAAAATAAATAAAAATACTGAATTCCTTTCCTTAGGAATGATGGACTATAAAGAGGCTTGGGATTATCAGGAAGAGTTGTTTTTAAAAACAATTGACATAAAAACAGCTAATCGAAAGCTAACTGAAGAAGAACACGAGATTACTCCAAATTACCTAATATTTTTAGAGCACCCTCATGTTTATACGTTGGGAAAAAGTGGTTCTGAAGATCATTTGTTATTAGATAAAAAAGGCCTAAAGGAAAAGGAAGCTACTTATTATAAAATCAATAGGGGAGGTGATATAACTTATCATGGCCCTGGACAAATTGTAGGGTATCCAATTTTAGATTTAGATAATTTCTTTACTGATATCCATAAATACCTCAGACTACTTGAAGAAGCAGTAATATTAACATTAGAAGAATACGGTATAAAATCAGGTAGAATTAAAGGTCTGACAGGCGTTTGGATTGATTTTAAGGTAGGAGCTAAAAATCCAAGAAAAATTTGTGCGCTAGGGGTGAAATCCAGTAGATGGGTAACGATGCATGGATTTGCTTTTAATGTAAATACAAATCTAGATTATTTTAACAATATTATTCCATGTGGTATAGATGATAAAGCCGTTACTTCAATGGAAGCAGAACTAGGGGAGAAGCAAGATTTTAATGAAGTAAGCCAGAAATTAAAAAGGCATATTGCTAATTTGTTTGAGATGAAATTGATTGAGAAATCATGA